In the genome of Mytilus edulis chromosome 3, xbMytEdul2.2, whole genome shotgun sequence, one region contains:
- the LOC139517014 gene encoding uncharacterized protein, which translates to MAVVVWIFLLNFLLLSKCAFLSPLYIDTVIGAVDNMIEYYKNNYQDLNVDGLFGLRVIEGHLAAVIVKVENGTIKQLKPNMIEKLKSMKTVSTKTCEDALDFVRKDDEEYFQSMKFLLGNPWSLHKDYKHLQFQLLWDQQVYKKSSVSSLNEKESDKCMMEIMGYQPSKKKCGVSPFCIELMTRKGLTGYGITHQMLWTMLSEQAGCYEELSNLLVTNGRGQTHNIQLEFCTNNYLEMMHIVHGTLKGQIIPRFQDLFMEQQFVCPSLGFYQFLSDDFLDQILSWQKDVGCYGLMKKVEQNPAGLKKYLGSTSYDYEDSPVHKLLKFQGKLSQNMTKFGKNTINVQPPVLNLAGEFNTNKNLGNVQMTNNVVMQNGPDLVTKGSENVVKSFSQQKLGRPGIEQKSVLHGQRRLLAEKEMENGCLAHKTAVAAGALMIYLRYLLLPGPKTLAENTKEMLQQRHLLNINDSGIDKFDYKGAQDGNLVNKLAMNNNVLAAQINDNNKDDDYYADENDEDEDENEEDDEKGGNKNVQFDDHQNEENGYEGDYDENKKEKNLKVKNLADKVDKKVVPKPDDTDYTYYEDKNKHDDYTNDEYDEKDVNVDKDNKDSASDKIKVKLINESKAEGEYLPSSTHSPSGVYLIISCTIFVLMILMYRFLKKRRVHIRYNYKSFNRV; encoded by the exons ATGGCGGTGGTCGTTTGGATTTTTCTGCTAAATTTTCTTCTGTTGTCTAAATGTGCATTTTTATCTCCTTTATATATCGATACAGTTATTGGTGCTGTGGATAATATGATAGAGTACTATAAGAACAATTATCAAGACCTGAACGTGGATGGATTGTTTGGCTTGAGAGTTATAGAGG GTCATTTAGCAGCAGTAATTGTGAAGGTTGAAAATGGAACAATAAAACAACTAAAACCTAATATGATAGAGAAATTAAAATCTATGAAGACTGTGTCAACAAAAACATGTGAAGATGCTCTAGATTTCGTTAGAAAGGATGATGAAgaatattttcaatctatgaagTTTCTTCTTGGTAATCCTTGGTCTTTGCATAAGGACTACAAACATTTGCAATTCCAGTTACTGTGGGATCaacaagtatataaaaaaagttctGTAT CTTCTTTAAATGAGAAAGAATCCGATAAATGTATGATGGAGATAATGGGGTACCAGCCATCAAAGAAGAAATGTGGTGTCAGTCCCTTCTGTATAGAACTGATGACAAGGAAAGGTTTGACAGGATATGGTATAACTCATCAAATGTTATGGACCATGCTGTCTGAACAG GCTGGTTGTTATGAGGAATTATCTAATTTACTTGTAACAAATGGTAGAGGACAGACACATAATATACAGTTAGAATTCTGTACTAACAACTACCTAGAAATGATGCATATTGTTCATGGCACTCTCAAAGGCCAAATCATTCCAAGGTTTCAGGATTTATTTATGGAACAGC AATTTGTTTGTCCAAGCCTTGGATTTTACCAGTTTTTATCAGATGACTTTTTGGATCAGATTTTATCGTGGCAAAAAGATGTGGGTTGTTATGGTCTCATGAAGAAGGTTGAACAGAACCCAgcaggtttaaaaaaatatttggggTCAACGAGTTATGATTATGAGGATAGCCCTGTTCATAAACTATTAAAATTTCAAGGAAAACTTTCTCAGAATATGAcaaagtttggtaaaaatacTATTAATGTGCAACCACCTGTGCTTAACTTAGCAGGAGaatttaataccaataaaaatctTGGAAATGTTCAAATGACAAACAATGTTGTGATGCAGAATGGACCAGATTTGGTGACTAAAGGTAGTGAAAATGTTGTAAAGTCATTTTCTCAACAAAAACTAGGGAGACCTGGTATTGAACAGAAATCAGTATTACATGGACAGAGGAGGCTTCTAGCAGAAAAAGAAATGGAGA ATGGATGTTTGGCTCATAAAACTGCAGTAGCAGCAGGAGCTTTAATGATATATCTACGTTACCTACTTTTACCTGGACCTAAAACATTGGCAGAAAATACCAAAGAAATGCTGCAACAAAGACATTTACTTAATATTAACGATAGTGGCATTGATAAGTTTGATTACAAAGGAGCACAGGATGGCAACTTAGTAAATAAACTAGCAATGAACAACAATGTGTTAGCAGCTCAAATCAATGACAATAATAAAGATGATGATTATTATGCTGATGAAAATGATGAAGATGAAGATGAAAATGAGGAAGATGATGAAAAGGGAGGTAATAAAAATGTACAGTTTGATGATCATCAAAATGAGGAAAATGGATATGAAGGTGATTACGAtgagaataaaaaagaaaaaaatctaaaggTGAAAAACCTAGCAGACAAGGTTgacaaaaaagttgtgccaaaaccAGACGATACAGACTATACTTACTATGaagataaaaataaacatgacGACTATACAAATGATGAGTATGATGAAAAAGATGTCAATGTTGACAAAGACAACAAAGATAGTGCAAGTGATAAAATAAAAGTCAAATTGATCAACGAATCAAAAGCTGAAGGAGAGTATCTTCCAAGTAGTACACATTCACCAAGTGGTGTATATCTTATTATTTCAtgtacaatatttgttttgatgATATTAATGTATAGATTTTTAAAGAAGAGAAGAGTACATATTAGATACAATTATAAATCCTTCAACAGAGTGTAA
- the LOC139516979 gene encoding uncharacterized protein, with protein sequence MYDRTNLLLYICGFIALCSGVSAADIDGDGYDTADNTIPVVVISILSVLILISLVLLCAGDSNVQHNDAGNTQRKSITSPEKKKNNAFQEIELSKPRKINNAQINSAHNDIPKQSSNLHPKGNDWPPLNDRKGSLEHRSNDTTDITHAKQEASILVVEDSTNKASTSYHNENVNSELRFSGGRFQDAQPNIQARTRSTSETPDSHIGSMNSNNSSSQRERINPINRQNREDTADDIGYHSDFSRSIKPDTESNPLSTFRSSQPQSNPRSVTTGYGVDDDDVIETYQDDGESIDWD encoded by the exons ATGTATGACAGAACTAACCTTTTACTTTATATTTGCGGATTTATAGCACTTTGTTCTG GAGTATCAGCAGCAGATATAGATGGCGATGGGTATGATACAGCCGACAACACGATACCTGTTGTTGTTATTAGTATACTGTctgttttgattttgatatcattGGTGCTGTTATGTGCAGGGGATTCCAATGTACAACATAATGATGCAG GAAATACTCAACGAAAATCAATAACATCtcctgaaaaaaagaaaaacaatgcaTTTCAAGAAATAGAACTTTCAAAACCGCGTAAAATTAACAACGCACAAATAAATAGTGCACACAATGATATACCCAAACAATCGAGTAATCTTCATCCAAAAGGAAATGATTGGCCACCACTGAACGACAGAAAGGGGTCCTTAGAACATCGGTCAAACGATACAACAGATATAACACATGCAAAACAGGAGGCGTCAATATTGGTGGTGGAGGATAGTACAAATAAAGCATCTACAAGTTATCATAATGAAAATGTAAACAGCGAACTACGATTTTCTGGCGGAAGGTTTCAGGATGCACAACCAAACATCCAAGCAAGAACACGTTCAACCAGTGAGACACCAGATAGTCATATAGGAAGTATGAACTCAAACAACAGTAGTTCGCAAAGGGAAAGAATTAACCCCATTAACAGACAAAACCGTGAGGACACTGCTGATGATATTGGTTATCATAGTGATTTTTCTAGAAGTATTAAACCCGACACAGAATCAAATCCTTTGAGTACATTTAGGTCATCTCAGCCACAATCAAATCCGAGGTCTGTAACAACAGGCTATGGCGTAGACGATGATGATGTCATCGAGACGTATCAAGATGACGGAGAGAGTATAGATTGGGACTGA